A single region of the Cucumis melo cultivar AY chromosome 3, USDA_Cmelo_AY_1.0, whole genome shotgun sequence genome encodes:
- the LOC127148651 gene encoding uncharacterized protein LOC127148651: MDKSWMMKNRMSREYELGVEAFIQFGFRNDKGSSTISCPFLKCRNRLSQDESTVRYHLYVNGIDQSYKIWFWHGESFTSETSCNRQSYTSEETIDNDLFHVLNMVQNICDQFSEVPNTFDNMFDDAKKLLFLGCKRFTKLSALVRLYNLKVRFGWSNASFFKLLATISEFLPENNEMPVSMYEAKKTLTALGLSYQKIDACPNDCCLYRKDLADISRCPKCNISRWKTSKNLNEKIKGVAAKQLWYFPIVLRFLRMFKNSKHAKYLCWHANDRKVDDVLRHPADTPSWKLVDHLWPDFGSEPRNLRLGLSTNGFNSYGDLSTKYCCWPVIATIYNLPPWLCMRRKYLMLTMLISGPKQSEYDINVYLEPLIDELKLMWEEGIQCFDAHKK; encoded by the coding sequence atggacaaatcatggatgatgAAGAATAGGATGTCTAGGGAATATGAATTGGGAGTGGAAGCGTTCATTCAATTTGGTTTTCGTAATGACAAAGGTTCCAGTACTATTAGTTGTCCATTTTTGAAATGTAGGAACCGTTTGTCGCAGGACGAATCAACAGTAAGATATCATCTATATGTCAATGGGATCGATCAAAGCTATAAGATATGGTTTTGGCATGGCGAATCTTTTACATCAGAGACTTCATGTAATCGACAGTCTTACACGAGCGAAGAAACGATCGACAACGATTTATTTCATGTGCTAAATATGGTCCAAAATATCTGCGATCAGTTTTCTGAAGTACCTAATACGTTTGACAATATGTTTGATGATGCAAAGAAGCTTCTATTTCTTGGTTGTAAAAGATTCACAAAGTTATCAGCATTAGTTAGGCTATACAACCTAAAGGTTAGATTTGGATGGAGTAATGCTAGCTTTTTCAAACTACTAGCAACGATTAGCGAGTTCTTGCCTGAAAATAATGAAATGCCGGTATCCATGTATGAAGCAAAAAAGACACTTACTGCGTTGGGCCTTAGTTATCAAAAAATAGATGCATGCCCAAACGATTGCTGCTTGTATAGAAAAGATTTGGCAGACATCAGTAGGTGCCCTAAATGTAACATTTCGAGGTGGAAGACAAGTAAGAACTTAAATGAAAAGATTAAGGGAGTTGCAGCTAAACAGTTGTGGTATTTTCCAATTGTTCTGAGGTTCTTAAGGATGTTTAAGAACTCTAAACATGCAAAGTACTTGTGTTGGCATGCAAATGACAGGAAAGTAGACGATGTGTTAAGGCATCCAGCTGATACTCCATCTTGGAAGTTAGTAGACCATTTGTGGCCAGATTTTGGGTCCGAACCGAGAAATCTCCGCTTGGGGTTGTCCACAAATGGCTTCAATTCATACGGAGATTTATCAACTAAATATTGTTGTTGGCCTGTGATTGCTACAATATACAACCTTCCACCGTGGCTATGTATGAGGAGGAAGTATTTAATGTTAACTATGTTAATCTCGGGACCTAAGCAATCAGAATACGACATAAATGTCTACCTAGAACCTTTAATTGATGAACTCAAACTTATGTGGGAAGAAGGTATTCAGTGTTTTGATgcacataaaaaataa